CTTCCCATGGGCTGTATCTGATGTTTTACTCAACATAAAGGCAACGAACTCCAAAAGACATCAAGCATAAAAGGAACTGCTAGCTCTAGCTGTGCGTTGTTAGCCAAACATGTCATTTATTCCTTTACCTGACTAACCATAATCCATGTTACTCACTACCACATTTTCAAGCCTCTATCTTTCTGTGAAGGTTGAAATATGTTGAACCAAGTAACGATGGTCATGACTTTCTATTTTCTTGTTTATATTCCGGTGGGTGATTGAGTCAACTAACGTAGACCTTGCCTAGTTTCATCGAACAATTCACTTGACCTAAATGTAGCCGCTGTTTATGGAACTCCTGGTTTCTTTTAGGGATTTTCCCATTTACTTCCCATGGAAAAGATTGGGGAAAGACAGGCCACCCATATAAAGCAACTTTCTCTCAGTATTGTGCCTCCACAAAAACCCAATCTCATTGCAGAACagtgaaaagaagaaagaaaattttcaagaaaaaaagaaagaaaaagtgcTGATACTATTTTTCAATTCATACAAGGACAATACATATACAAACATTATATGACCTTTTTATTTTACCCCCATATAAAACAAAGCAAGTCCTCTAATCAATATTATTATACACTATTAGgatataatttaatataaaagaatattcttttttaagaaaaaaaaacccactCTTATGGTATAGTACATTGATCCTGATGTGCCACCAATACCAttaggaagaaagagaaaggaaagtCCAAAATTAACTCAAACATGTATTTACTTTTgagaattaaaaaagaaaacaagaaaaatctaACGGAGGAGGTGGCGGCGACGGCGATGGCGGCGGTGATGTCAGCCAGCCCAATGTGTGGACAATAACAGCACTAAACACGGCGTATTTTATTAAACACAGCGCACCTTTACGCGACGGCAGAAACATCCTTAGTTCCTCCAGTCTTCAACGGCGCCGGAATCGAAGCATAACGAGCAGAGAAGTTTCGATAACCATTGAAATCATCCATATCATCATCCAATTCACCAATCTGTCTCGAACCTTCATCGAAATTCATAGCGTAGCTCAAAGGATCATATTGAAATTTCCCAGCCCTAACCCCACttccaccaccaccaccaccaccaccaccacaaCCACCACTACGATTCCGATTAAATCGACGAATAAAAGTCTTCCATCTCGGTCCAGCAACAATCTCCGACCACTCACGGAGCTTCAAAATAACCTTAACCCCTCTCGCCCACCACCGTCCCTCGCTATGAACTTGCGATGCCCTAATCCGCTCCCACCACGATGGTCCGACAGTGGCTACACGGCGAGATCCAAAGCACGATAGCCGAAAACAACCGCACCGGGCTGTCGGCAACAAAGAATTGGATTTATCAGCCTCACAACAAGGAGACTCTTCTTGATCTACATCGGTAAACGCCATTATCGGATTTCACTATGAGTTTTTCATTTCCAACTTTATACACCACAAAGCAAAACGAAACGGAAAACAAGCTATGACCTGTCTGACCGGCTACATCCGGTTGCCCAAACAGCATTTTCTAGCTATAATCCATCCAAAATTCCACCGGGAGTTACCGGTCATTTGAGTCTATCTAGTGACGTAAGACGTTCGAGCTGTTGTTTGGAGGGAAGCGCGGGTTATGATCCGCTGTTTCGGATTTACCGTAACGGTGGGACCCATCTCTCGCTGCGACCAATCAACCTTAATTAAGGTGGGTCCCACTGTTTGTTGTTTTCGACTCTGGTCAAATCCATTGTCCGTACACAGAAATTGAGATTTTGGATGGCCGACATGTCGTCGTTGGTAGCTTGGTTGAAACGATTTGACGTTTTATACTTACTAAATCGTTTTGGTTATAttgattgattttattttacggtatttttaaaaatataacataacgacaaaatatttaaactttatataataatttcgaaaacggaaaaagtttataatgaaaaatataaaagatgttCTCTATCACATTGTTCAATcgctaaacaattttttctaAGATTGTTTACgatttatttagaaaatgttaatgattttttttccttttacattTTAAAGTTACGggaattttattgaatttatattttaaaatataaacttgaATGCTTTGGGTTTTTTAAATGAGTTTCAAGAATAAACTTTCACTTTAAAACCTTAAAGATAAAAGTATTAATCAAATGAGAAAAAGACACATTTAATATGTCGTGCCATGATCcttttaaaaagaaatgttacatctttgttctttttgaaaaaatgttATTCATGTTCACTTCTTCTAGaaaaatgttataaaaagaAGCTATGAGCAAAGATAATGAAATAGGAATTTCATcaatatttttcaaaagttaaaaggTAAAATGTCAGAAGTTGAGTCCTCGGtttataattatttgatttaagaaGATATCTTTGATATTCAAatcaagtttttaaaaataaattatcttcgTTTTGAAATTAAGTTAAGAAATCAAATGTTTTcgtaaacaaatataaaaaacgtTATATAAAAATGGTGAgaacataattatatttttcaaaattctaaaaTCAAAATGTGTTAAATCTCAAAAACATTCTCAAACTCTCACTACCGTCATTActaaatctttaaatttaaaaagggTTTTAACCTAACACGATTTGAAACACTCGATCTCAATTCTAGAAGTGAAGTAACTTCTAAATTAACCTTCAAAGTAGTAataaattttgaagaaagaaagaaaaaaagagagaagatgatattaatggattgaaaacaaaacaaaacaaaggtgAGAAAGTTACTCAAAGCATAGAGAAAGCAAAGCATCACCAACTTTGAAGGCTCCACAGGGCAGGCCTTGTGTTGTGTTGAagtttttaaacaaaaaacaagaagaagaaaaaacaccTTCAACTAACAAATCATTACATTCTTATTATATAATTCAAACacattatttgtttattatctTTGTTGtttctctttaatttttcattcaTTTATATCAAATGAATATCACAAAGATAATAATGCACTTCAATTATGAACCAAATTGGTGGTTGTTAGAGTGTGAATCCCACTTCCACAACCACTTTcataaaaccaaaaacattTTCTTACCTTCAAAGATACTTTTGATATTTAAGTTCACTTTAAATTACTCATATTATATGAAGAATGAATGAATTTTTTGATATTTAAGTTCACTTTAAATTACTCATATTATATGAAGAATGaatgaatttttcatacaaGGGTAGTATTAGATATTTTCTGCTGATGTGCATGCATTTTAGAGTTGGTGCTTTCAACGAATATGCATCAATTTGATTTTCAACTGAAGACAGAGAATATCAGAATTTATTTTGAGATTGATCTAGCTTCCATGATCCGATCGAGTAGTGTTTCAAACAAAAGGAGGAATAAAAATTCTTCAATCCAGGTTACAGATTCATTCAAATAAAAGACGACGTCCATACCTCATATGAAAACAATGGCCCTAGAAGTCGTAAGTGTatcgagaagaagaagatgatgatgttCTGTAACAGAGACGCCTTGCCTCCTTTGCTAAAGGAATGGAAAAAGAGATGCAGAGACAGAGAGAAGGAATTAACTGAATTCGATATCCTAAGTGCTTCTAATAAGCACGTCGAAAATGGGCGACCATGGAGAGGGATCAAATGTCATTTAACAAAAGATCGACAAGAATTTCTTATATAGAGTTTGCTTGCATAAAGTTGGCTGGGAATTCTTCGGTCTAAACTATGAAATGAAAGTAAAAAGAAAGGTAAGCCTAAAAGAATAATGAATCATTAAATTGAAATAAAGAAAGCATTTGTAAGAACATGAACACCTTGGTAAAAAGAATGGTTATCCTGTAAGAACTAAACAAGTTCAATTGTACAAACCTATGTGGCTAATTGTAATTTGTATCTAAAACCTGTTCACTATATCtgtcaaaaaaagaaaaataaaaagaacaaaaagaacaaaagaaactagaaacaagaacaaaaagaaCAACTTATACCATTCCTAGGTTGCAATGGATCTTGTTCTGCGACTCTAGAATCCGGGAGAAGAGAAGAACGAAAGAAGTTATTTACACCCCACCAAACCAACTTGTTCTAGCCGCAATTATCTTCCTGAAGTCAATCCATTGGCAACAGAGACTGTGGGAAAAAGTCGGGTTATCGAGACAGATCCCGACTCGGTAAAGGTTCGTTCTCCAGgctgatattttaaaaaagtgaAGGATGGAATAAGGGCATCAACTGAAAGAAGCATTCCCATCATGAAAGCAAGCACTTGCTCAATCGAGTGCATAACGGTAGATTGGATCTTTTGCATCAAATATCATCCTCAAACAAAACACGAGTTTCAAAACTCGGCCTCAGTTTCCGGGTAGAAGGGGTGGCCAGGCTTTGAAGCAGGGTCAAAACATCAGTGGTATCATCTAAATAGTATTTGGCTTTGCTAGGCTTTTGCCCCACAGTACAGGCAAATATCTTTGGAGGGCTAGCAAGGGATGAGCTATAGCTTTTGCTCGATATGCTCTCGAACATGTCTTCGTCTGATCGATCATCTCCAATGCACAGCACAAAGTCAGGTGCTTTATTAGAACTGATCATTGTGGAAAGAACTCTTTCAGCTACTAGTCCTTTAGTCACACCCTGCAAACAATAACATAGTAGTAGTGATGAAGACAATCGCTCAGCCTCCATGAGAATCAAAACGACAAGTCGACGAAGAAGTGACAAGAAGTAGTTGGTACATACCTGAGGTTTAACTTCAACGATCTGCTGACCTCTTTTAACAACAACGGGTTCATTGGCAAGGACATTTTCAAGGTGGTCCAAAAGCTCCATGGCCTGACATGAACCGAAATAAGGGTCAGCATCTTGATGGTGCCATACCAATGCGCTGTCTTTGGTCTCTATGTATGAGCCATCTGTTGCCTCAGTGTATAGTTTCATCACAGGTTCTGCAATCCTTTTCCAATCGAAGTTTTCAGCTAATGAACTAACTTCCCAATCAGAGTCCTTCTTCCACCTACAAATCAATCAAGAATCCATGAGAATCGAACCTATTTGATTTGACAACACTGTAAGGATAATAAAGGTTGGGAAAGCAATGAGTAAGTTTAAGTTTGATACCTCAAGTAGTATCCATGTTCGGCAGCAATACCTAGATTCTTACACGAAGCAAACCATGCACCAAGAGAATCTTTCCCCCTGCCACTAACTATAAAAACGGTGTTCTTTGAATCCATGCAAAGGTTGTTGATGATAGAAATAACTTCAGGTGATGGAGACTTAACCAACGAAGTTTCCGAAACCACAGTCCCGTCGTAATCCAAAAATATTGCCCTCCTAGAGGCACTCCTATAGGCAGAGCCAATGTGCTCAATAGAAAGCTTCCTGAAACTTGGAGAAAGTGACAAGATTCTAAACCCTAAACCGAAACCAATGCCCCAGCAACGTTTACTGTAATGTTCTCGGCATGCCCGTTCCAAATCTTGCGAGAAACTGCGAGCCCAGTAAGCAACATCGTGAGAGCTAACATATCGGTAATGCTTTTCGTGCCTCAGTTGCTTCTCTAAAGCAGGCATGGAGACAGCTGCATAAAGTGCATCAGCTACAGCATCAAAATCCCAGGGATTTACCCTGACCGCACCACTTAGAGATGGTGAACAACCTATAAATTCCGATACCACAATTGTGCTGGTACGAGGTGAATCCGGGGAGACTTCCAAGACTTCATCCATTTTTGAAGTTCCCTGTCGACAAACAATGTACTCATAGGGAACTAAGTTCATACCATCCCTGAGAGCATTTACAATGCAGCACTCTGCTAATACATAATATGCAATCTTCTCGTGAGGAGAAATAGGATGATCAATCAAGATTACAGGTTCATATCCCGGAGAACCGAAAACCTTGTTAATCCTTTTGGTGATCTCATAAGTTTCCCGTTTCGCTTCCTGGACATCATTACCATTACTCCGTGCTGGATTTAGAATTTGCACGAGAATGACATTGCCCCTTAATTCTGGATGCTGGTTCAAGAGCTGTTCCATAGCTAATAGCTTCAGACCAATACCTTTAAATATGTCCATGTCATCAACAccaagaataagtttttttcCTTTGAGGTTTTCTTTGATTTCCTTGACCTTGATTGAAGTGTGTGGTTGATTTAATGCAGACTCAAGTCGACCCATATGAACTCCAACAGGCAAAATCTTGATGTATATTGTACGGCCAAAATACTCGAGCGTGAGATATCCACGTTTAGATTCATACTCTAAACCAAGTAGTCTACTACAACAAGATAGGAAGTGGCGAGCATAATCGAATGTATGGAAACCAATTAGGTCTGCATTAAGTAATGCTCTTAGAATCTCGTCTCTAACAGGGAGAGTTCGATAGATTTCTGATGAGGGAAACAGACTATGAAGGAAGAATCCAAGCTTAATTCGACTGTAGCGTTTTCTCAAAAAAGTAGGGAGAACCATAAGGTGGTAATCATGAATCCAGACATAATCTTCTTCTAAATTGATTACCTCCATCACTTTATCTGCAAACCTTTTGTTGGCTGAAAGGTACGCTTGCCAAAGATGTCGATCAAAGCGAGATCCATGATAAGGGGAAATCGGCATCATGTAATGAAAAAGTGGCCACAAATGTTGCTTGCAGAATCCATGATAGAATTGTTTCTGAAGGTACGTAGGAATGAAAGTCGGTGCACAGTTGAATTCCTCCAGCAATTTCTGAGAAACCTCATCTTGCTCTCGGATATCGACATCGACCTTTAACGATCCAACATATATAACATCTACATCAGGTGAGAATCCATCCTTCAGCTGAAGCAAAAGCGAATCCTCATCAAAACTGAAGCTCCATTTTCCAGAATCTGGATCCTTTTTAGAATGAAGAGGGAGAAAATTTGCCACGATAATTTTTCTCCCTCGGCATTTAGAGGAGGAAACTTCCGAATCTCTGTCCTTATCCGAAAATATTCCAGAAGCAGTCATCACCCGTGGTACCGTTCTCGGTGTAGGAGGAAAATCCAACATATCCGTAGATGATAACTCTAACAAACTTAAGCAAGAACTTGACAGCATGACAGTAAACAATCAGATCTTTCCCACTTTTCAATTATCAATCGATGATAAACGCggaataatgaaaaatttaCTGCTTTGACCTTTCCCACCGTACAACAGAAGAACAGATAACCAATAACctgaagaaaaatcaaaatgtaGGAAAAAATCAAACCTCTCTTTATCTCTTATAACATTAAgttattaatacaaacaagtcTTCTATAACTACTCATAACCACAGCCAAGCAACTCTGAAGATTAGTTTATACAATGTCTTTCAAAGCTTTTAATAAATTGTTGAACCAAGAAACCAACAACTTAAGAACAACAAAGGTTGGTTTCAAATTCCAATAtctatatacacacacatatatacatatattctTTAAACAAGTCAACTAAACATAAGAGATTATGGTAATATCCACCTGATATATGAAAGACTAATCTTAAACTAACAGTAAGATTGATTCTTCAAAAGACGCAATTGCAGTGCAAGAAGATctagagaaaagaaataaaaataataataaaaaaaaattggtcgTTATCCGATCAACTTTTTAAAAATCTATACCATACCGACAAGatgaatttaaaattcaaaCCCAAGATAAGGACAAATGTCAAATGGTTATGCACTTATCCTTATCTTTAAGTTACTGAAATCTTCACTCAACAAAAGTGTATAATAATTGCAATTTCACTTTTTTTCCATCACTTTTTATCTTAAACAATAAACAAATCCTTAATCTTGGATTTCCAGATCATTCATtcacaacccaacccaacccaccACGACCCAAAACAACCCATCGGTTTGTTTCCTTGGAAAATAacaacaaagaagaagaaaaaaaaaaaaagagaaattcaCAGCCTTTCACCAAGCTGAAGAACACAAAAACACCTTCGAAAACAAAAGAGATAACAAAACataacaaacaaacaaagaTACCTGAAACGAGAACAGAGGAATCAAATCAAATCAGAACAGAAAACAGAACGCCTCTGTTTCAAATCATCTGGGAATGGTGCGATTATCCTGAAGATAAAACATAAACGTAAAAAACAAGTTAATACCCAGAAAAGAAAGGGGAAAAGGGTACtcataaatagttttaataaaGGGAATGGAAGAACACAAACTTGAATCTAATTTGATAGTCTTTGAGAAGAAGCGGCATTACAGAGAGAAGGA
The sequence above is drawn from the Cucumis melo cultivar AY chromosome 2, USDA_Cmelo_AY_1.0, whole genome shotgun sequence genome and encodes:
- the LOC103493921 gene encoding uncharacterized protein LOC103493921 → MAFTDVDQEESPCCEADKSNSLLPTARCGCFRLSCFGSRRVATVGPSWWERIRASQVHSEGRWWARGVKVILKLREWSEIVAGPRWKTFIRRFNRNRSGGCGGGGGGGGGSGVRAGKFQYDPLSYAMNFDEGSRQIGELDDDMDDFNGYRNFSARYASIPAPLKTGGTKDVSAVA
- the LOC103493920 gene encoding probable alpha,alpha-trehalose-phosphate synthase [UDP-forming] 10 — encoded protein: MLSSSCLSLLELSSTDMLDFPPTPRTVPRVMTASGIFSDKDRDSEVSSSKCRGRKIIVANFLPLHSKKDPDSGKWSFSFDEDSLLLQLKDGFSPDVDVIYVGSLKVDVDIREQDEVSQKLLEEFNCAPTFIPTYLQKQFYHGFCKQHLWPLFHYMMPISPYHGSRFDRHLWQAYLSANKRFADKVMEVINLEEDYVWIHDYHLMVLPTFLRKRYSRIKLGFFLHSLFPSSEIYRTLPVRDEILRALLNADLIGFHTFDYARHFLSCCSRLLGLEYESKRGYLTLEYFGRTIYIKILPVGVHMGRLESALNQPHTSIKVKEIKENLKGKKLILGVDDMDIFKGIGLKLLAMEQLLNQHPELRGNVILVQILNPARSNGNDVQEAKRETYEITKRINKVFGSPGYEPVILIDHPISPHEKIAYYVLAECCIVNALRDGMNLVPYEYIVCRQGTSKMDEVLEVSPDSPRTSTIVVSEFIGCSPSLSGAVRVNPWDFDAVADALYAAVSMPALEKQLRHEKHYRYVSSHDVAYWARSFSQDLERACREHYSKRCWGIGFGLGFRILSLSPSFRKLSIEHIGSAYRSASRRAIFLDYDGTVVSETSLVKSPSPEVISIINNLCMDSKNTVFIVSGRGKDSLGAWFASCKNLGIAAEHGYYLRWKKDSDWEVSSLAENFDWKRIAEPVMKLYTEATDGSYIETKDSALVWHHQDADPYFGSCQAMELLDHLENVLANEPVVVKRGQQIVEVKPQGVTKGLVAERVLSTMISSNKAPDFVLCIGDDRSDEDMFESISSKSYSSSLASPPKIFACTVGQKPSKAKYYLDDTTDVLTLLQSLATPSTRKLRPSFETRVLFEDDI